The DNA segment ATTCGTTCAATAGGTTTTCGGACAGTTTCATTAATGAATTTGTCATCAAAAAACTTAATTCCGAAAAAACCTGTGATTATATTAGTGAATTTTTTCAATCCTGAAACAGATTTAACTCGAACTTCGTTAACTACTATCCAATCTGTAACAGTTACTTCCTCAAACTTGGGAACCTCTCTAGTTATATCTTTTGATTCAGTCTTGTTTTCATTGATTGTAATCAATCGTTGTCTTTCTTCCTTCAGTTTTGCAGTTATTAAGTTAATCTCTAAGTCGATGTCTGACTTAATTTTTTCCAGCTTATCGAGGTTCTGGAAGGTTTTGACTCCATAGGTGACAATAGCGGAGGTTGCTGTTTGGATTAAATCGCGATCGCCCGCTTTTTGATCCACCTTATAAGTTGCTAAACGGCTGACAATTCGGATGAGGTTTTTTAGATAGCGATCGCGCCTTTCGCGTTCTGCAAATTGCTTCAAGTCATCGCGCAGAACTTGCTCAATATTTCCCAACTTAGATTTAGGCAAAATCTTACAGATATTGCTAGTAATCTCATTAATTCCGTCACCCGTTAAAGCATTAAATTCTACAATGAACGGTTCTTCTGCTGGATAATGCTTCTGATAAATTTCGGTAACTTTTTTCCGGACATCAGCGATATTTTGAGGCGTAGATAAAACTCGCCCTTCTCGTTGGAAGATATTTAAAGCAAAGATCGCTTTATTTTTATCAGTGCGTTTTTTCTGGCTTTTCAGTAAACTCGCTAAATATTGACTATCGCAGCGTAAAAACTGCGTATGGGGGGCAATAACATATAAAATAACATCAGGTGCAATGGTTCGCTGAGATTTCTCAGATTGCCAATCGCTAACCTCTACTCCTTCTTCTTTAATTTGCCCCTGATTCCCGTAGGTTGCGACCTCAAAGCTACTAACAGGTGCTTTCCCTAAGTCTTCATCAATCCTTTGATCCATTAATAGGGCAGCACGATTAATATTTTCGTATTCTTCGTCACTTCCGGCTCCTGGTAAATCAAAGTAACATAAATTACTGGCAAGCTTAAAAAAGCCAACTTTATCGGTACAATCTTGATAGCCTGTCGAATTCATGATCGATTGATTTAACAGGCGATTTCCTAATGAGGTTTTACCGGAACCTGTACGCCCAGTGACATAGAGATTGATTGGCGTGGTAAAGAGTTCTTGTTTTCTAAAGGTGTTCAGTAGTTGTTCGGATTCAATCCCGCCAAGTTGGATAATTTCCAGTAAGCCGGGTTGATCCTGAAAAATTAGCTTGAGTGTGTCTATTGCTTGGTCTGACATTACTGAATCTGCTTGGAAAATAGTGGCTTAATGTCAGATTGGCTGATTTGTCTGAGAAAAGCAAGTTTTTCTAATGCGAGATTGAATCGCAGTGGGAAAAAAGCGACTGGGTGAACTTTTTAGAGTTGTAGAGAGGCGATCGCCTTTGTCAATCTGTTTTGATGAGATTACCGGGTAGCATTGCGCTGTTCGCCGTAATTCAGCAGCAACTCAATACTGGCGAGACGGTTTTCCCAGGTACTCACCTGATAGGCTTGCTCTAGGCGTTGTACGCTCATCCAATTGGGAAACTCTTGGCGAAAGGCTTGCAGTTCTTGCCTTGCAGCTTGGAGATTTCTGGGGGAAGGTTGTTGCGCGAGTTGCTTTAGGGCTGCGGATAAGGCTTGGGAACGTCGATCGAATGCTTGTAAAGCGGGTTCGCGCATCCGTAACTGATTTTGATTAGATAGAAAACTCCATTCTTGTTGTAACGCCGCATAACGGGTTGATGCGGCTTGGAACGGCTGGCGGTGGGGGATAGCGCTTGGGGTGCGTTGCGAGGTTGCGCCTTGGGTACTGTTGAGGAAGGTTTCTAACTCGCGGGTGAGATTTTCGGCAGCAAACAGGGCGTAACCTAGAGCGGGGCGATCGCGCAATAATTGAATTCGATCCACTGCGATCGCCTTCGGTAAATCTAACAGACGAATTCCCGGCACCACCAGCGCCGATCCTAAACTCTCATTCGTAATTAACGGTAGCGTCAACCGCCCAAAGCGATCGCTCTCGGCGACATAAGTCATCGGAACCACCAGATCCACATCCCCCCGACGCGCCCAGGTTTCCCAGTGCTGCTGAAGCTTGTGAATGCGTTCGTGTTCGGATAGGGGAAACACCGCTACGGATAAGGTTAAGTCTGAACGACGGCGGCGCAACAATTGCGAGACATCCGCCACAAACGAGTTTACCTGCTGCACCCGAAAATCCGTCCACCTTTGCCATAACTCCGTCTGTCTGGGAGAAATTTGGCGCGGATCGACACCCGCCAACGCCCGAAACTGTTCCCGCGCCGCCTTCCCATAACCATAACTGCGTTCGGCACTCGGATCTTGGAACGGATAGCGGATATAGTCTAGCTGTACCCCATCTACGCGATACTTAGTGACAATCTCATCAATCAGACTCAGCAAATAGCGACGCGCTTCTGGATTGGCGGGGTCTAAAAACGGCTTATCCTGACCTCTAGGAATCAAATTGCCGCGATTATCATAACTTGCCCAGTCTGGATGAGCGGACAGAATTGGGCCAGGATAATTTCGCGGGAGGTTCGCCAAGACATTATGGCGTTCGTTACCCACAGCAAACGCCCACACCCAAGCGTGTAACTCAATTCCCCGTTCGTGGGCTAACTTCACCGCACTGGCTAAAGGGTCCCAACCGTTAACGAGGGGGTTGGCTTTGGGAGCAATATTGCTAGGGTAAATGGGATAACCCGCATTCACGGTTTCAAAGAAAACCGTATTAATCCCAGCCGCCGCAAGGCGATCGAAGATTTGGGCTAAACCTCGTTCGCTTCCCGCTTGCACAATGGTGCCGCGATCTAACCACATCGCCCGAATTTCGGCGGTTTCGGGTAGGCGACGCGCCGGATAAGCGGTTATCAGTTGTTCTCTGGTGTCAATCAGTTGTTGTCTAGCTTCGGCATAATTTTGTTGTTCTACCAACGCCTGGAAGCGGTCGAGAGCGGTGCGCGCCTGGGCGATCGCACCCGGACGCGTTGCCGTGCCATTCACCGCACTAACGGCTAAGGAGGTGCTTTCTACGCGCCCAATCAACTGTTCCACATCCTGGCGCAGGGCGATCGCCTCTACAGGCGTTATCGGTAAATTACTTGGACTGACGCGGCTTAAGCGTTCTGCTGGTATAACGGGTTCGCTGACTTTATCCGCACTAGGAGATTGGGGGACTGAGGGGGTAGGTGCTGCCAAGATGGGTTTATCCTGATTTGCCCGAATCATCGGAGGTGCAGTTTGCGGGCTTCTCAGCATTCCCTGTCTGGGAGAAGGAACGGGGGGACGGGCAACCCCAGGAACAGTTGTCGAAGGCTGGCGGTAGATTCGCGATCCGCTAGGGGTGGAAGCAGTGGGGGCTGTGACGGGTGGCAAATTGCCATAGTTTAAGACGGCGGTTCGCAACCAGGCGCTTTCCAATTCGGGCGAACCCCCGGAATTTGCCTGGCCCCAATACCAGCCAAACAGGGTAGCGCGGGGAGTCACCACAATGGCGGGAGGCGTGTCAGCAGCCTGCCAAGTCGCGATCGCGCGGCTATCTAACCCCACGGGAATCACCGCACCGCCCCAAAGCGACTGAGGGGAAAGGTTTTGCGGCACTGGGGGACATTGACCCGTACATTGTACCGGGGCAAGACTGGCAGGTGTTGAGAGCGGAAACGCCCAATACGCCCCTAGCAGAGAACGCAGGCGCGATCGCACCCATACTGAAGAAAGATCGCCAACCGGCCCGGAGGTAATTAACCGCCCGCCTCGCTCGATCCAGGCTTCTAGCGCTTGAATTTGGGCGGGAGTAAAGGTGGCAATGTTAGGTAAAAATAGAACGTTAAAAGCGTCTAAGGTTGCGGCTTCTTCTAAAGCCACTAACTCCACAATCTGATAGTTGAGTTGTGCTGCTTGCAGGCGCGTGGCGATCGCCTCCCAAGTCTGTTGATTTTCCGAACTGCGAACCACCCCTAATTTCAAGTTAGCATTTCCGCTTGGGCTGGCTGCAACCCCCGGAAAGGACAAAAGACCAAAAGAACCTGTATTCGCCATTAGCCCGACTAAAGCTAAAGCGACGATTCGACTTCTCACAGCACGTGCCTCACACACTAATTGGGAATTGGGAATTGGGAGTTGGGGAAGAGGGTGGGGGGATGGGGGGAAGAAGGGAGTTAGGATTTGGGGAAGAAGGGAGTTGGGATTTGGGAGTTGGGATTTGGGGAAGAAGGGAGTTGGGAATTGGGAGTTGGGATTTGGGGAAGAAAAGGAATTACAGGTTAATAATGCCGATCGACTGCTCTACTTCTCGGAAATCGAAACTCTTTTACTCTCTCAGCACTCCTTTCCTTACTCATCACTCGGAACCCGGAATACCGCTACTTGGTGTGCAAGCTACGGAACTTTGCACTCTTTCCCCCACTCAGCACTCAGCACTCAGCACTCAGCACTCTTTCCCCCACTCAGCACTCAGCACTCAGCACTCAGCACTCTTTCCCCCACTCAGCACTCAGCACTCAGCACTCAGCACTGCTTAGTCTACTTCCTCATTAATCGGGAAGCGATTAATCAGCGCGATCGCCTCGCGGGCATTATCTTTAATTTGTCGGTTTAAACGCGGGACATGGGGAAGTTGCGAGAGAAAGTCCAACGTTCGCCGCAATAGACGCACTACATCTCCCTCATCTAGGCTGGTGTTCTCGCATAACTGAGTCCACTCAATCCCTAAAGCCCATTGCTCGACAATGGCAATTAATTCATATTCCAGCCACACCGGAAGAACCACGTCATGGCGGCGCTGGCGTTGAATCAATGGACGCCGCAGTTCGCGCTGTAATGCAGCCAGGGCTTCAATAACGGGGGAAGAGGTTTCAAAATTTACCCAACTATCGGGGCGGGGTTCTTCTGTCACCAGGGCTGCACAGGCTGCGGCGAGCATGGGGGGGGTTAGATGTTCAAATTCCTCGGACATTAATGCCAAGCCTAACCATAGCTCATTATCGCCTCGGATGGCAGCGGCCGCTTGACCGATGGGGGTGGGAAGCAGTTCGTCGGATAGGGCTTCAAATTCTTGCAGGACGTAGATTAAATTGAGGAACTCTTCCCAATGTCGCGATTGTAGCCGTTCTAGCTTGGAGGTGCGATCGCGCAATTCCCGTTCAATTTCGCTCACCCTCGCAGTACGCTTGAGTAAGGCAGAGCGATCGCGCAATTGATGGATCGGATGCGCGGCGATCGCCCCTTGCACTTCTGTCACCCGTTCGAGTTGGGCTTGTACCTCTGGAGCCATTTCAGTTGAAGGCGGATGGGGAATTTGTTGGGCTACCCGTAAGGTTTCCTCCGATCCGCTGCGAGATTGACCCAATTTTAGGGGCATTTCCGGTGGGGGTGATAGTCGATCGACTGCCCGCAGGCGGGGAACTTCGCCATGTAGCGCCGCCACATCGGAAACGCTTGCCACATACCAGCGGTTATCTTGTCCCAAGCATAATAGATAGGGGAAATGACCGCTTCCGGGAATTTTATCTACCAGTACCGATAGTAAGGGTGAAGCAACGGGGACGTATTTACCCTTGATACTCAAAACGGTTCCATTCACCGCAAAGTCTAAAGCAGCAGCCATTTCTTTGGCTTGCACTTCATGGGCTTGCTGTTGCAGGGTTTTCAGCAGGCGCTTTTCTTCTTTGAGGCGTTGCGTCAGTTTCTCATAGCTGGTGATTTGGCGGTTCAGATTTTCTGGATCGCCGTAGGCTGCTATTTGCTCCTGAAGTTGTTTGAGAGTGCCTTGCAAGCGATAAATTTCTTCTTGCTGTGGCTGCAAGGAGAGGTTGGCTAAATATTGCCCAAAACTGCGTTCTACTAGCTCTTTGGCTTCTTCTAAGGAGTGGGTTTGCAGCAAGTTCAGCACCATCCCGTAACTGGGGGCGAACTGGCTGACGAGGGGATCGGCTCCTGATGTGGCTAAATAGGCGGCTTCCTTTGAGCCTTCAAAGGGGGTTTGTACTGTCACCACGTACCCCAGTTCATCCATCCCCCGTCGCCCCGCTCGGCCGGAAATTTGCAGGAATTCTGAGGGGTTTAACAGGCGATGACCGCGATCGGTGCGCTTTGATAGGCTAGAAATGACGGTGGTGCGGGCGGGCATATTAATCCCGGCGGCGAGGGTTTCTGTGGCAAAAACCACTTTAATTAAGCCTTCTTGGAAGAGTTCTTCAATCAAGCCTTTCCAAGTGGGTAATAATCCCGCATGGTGAGCCGCAATACCGCGTTTGAGCGCGTCTACTTGTCCCATCCGCCCCACTTCGGGATAGCGGGAGAGAAATTGCTGGATGCGATCGCGCAGGGTTTCTTCTTCTTCTGGGGTTAACAGGGCGAGCATACTCGCCTGTTCGACAGCGCGATCGCACCCTCGCCGACTGAAGATAAAGTAAATTGCTGGGAGCATATCCCGCTCGTGCAGCGCATTGATAATTGTAGGTAGGGTGGGAATGGCGCTTGGATCGAGACGGGCTTTCGGGTTTTTGTGATTCTTTTGAGTGGCTTTGGCTAAACGCGGGTTGATTTTGGTTTGGGCGTTATTGAGTAGGGGAAAAATGCCCTTAATATTGCAAAAGTAATACTCTAGGGGAACGGGTCGATAGGTGGAATAGATCAGTTCGCACTGTCCGTGAACTTGGTTGATCCAGTCGGTGAGTTGTTGGGAGTTAGCAATGGTTGCGGAGAGGGCTACCAGTTGAATTTCAGGCGGACAATAAATAATTGATTCTTCCCAAACCGTACCGCGCTGGCGATCGTTCATGTAGTGGCACTCGTCTAAAACGACGGCTTCAACACCGACTAAGGAAGTACCAATTTCGCCGATGGGGGTGCCATACAGCATATTACGGAAGATTTCCGTCGTCATCACCAAGACGGGGGCTTCGCGGTTAATCGAAACATCGCCGGTAATTAAACCGACGTTCTCTGCGCCAAATTGCTGGCGGAAGTCGCGGAGTTTTTGGTTAGAAAGGGCTTTGAGGGGGGTGGTATAGAAAACGCGCCGCCCTTGGGCTAAGGCTCGCCAAATGGCATATTCCCCAATCAGCGTTTTACCCGAACCCGTAGGGGCGCAAACGACTACAGATTTGCCGCCATTCAAAGCCGCGATCGCTTCTAATTGAAACGCATCGAGGGGGAACGGGAATAATTTTTGAAGATCGAGTTCTGAAGAAGTTGGGGAAATATTCACGCTCGGACTCGTTAACGCCCTAAATAATGACTCAGTTGGATTTAACCTCTACTAGGTTAACGCTCTCACCGTTGCGATTTGACTGTTTGCTCCAGTAGAGAGCGGCTGCTCATTATCAGCTTATCGCTGTTCTGAGGAATTGGGAGCTAACCATAAGCGCAGATTTGGCAAACCATTAAAAAAATTCATCAAAAATTTCACGCAAACCCCTCTAGCGTTTTGATCCCCTTTTGTTTAGTATTAGTTTAGGGAAAATTGAATAAGCATAGAGCATTATCTATGCTTTAGCAAAGCCCTCCCAATGGTTTGAGTTAAACAAAATAGCGATCGCCCCCAGTTCTGGCTATCCAGAATTTAGATGGCGATTAGACATTCGGCTTCCGCAACCGGAAGTCCGTTTTCGGTCATCATTTAACGCGGTATAACATCAATGCAAATCACTAACCGAATTCATTTTAGAAATTTATACGGGGATATTTCCGGAGGCGTCACCGCCGCAATTGTCTCTCTGCCACTCGCCCTAGCCTTCGGCGTGGCGTCGGGTGCAGGGCCAGCCGCAGGTCTATATGGGGCAGTCTGTGTCGGCTTTTTTGCCGCTTTATTCGGAGGGACGCCTACCCTAATTTCCGAACCCACTGGCCCGATGACGGTGATTTTTACCGCCGTTATTGCCACCTTAACCGCTAGCAACCCCGAAAACGGAATGGCGATCGCCTTCACCGTCGTCATGCTCGCCGGTGTCTTTCAAATCGCCTTCGGATTTCTCCGCTTAGGGAAATACATCACCTTAATGCCCTACAGCGTCATTTCCGGCTTCATGTCTGGGATTGGGGTGATTTTAATTATTTTGCAAATTCCCCCCCTGATTGGTCACGCTACCCCGCGTGGAGGCGTGATTGGTGCCCTGCAAGGTCTACCTCAACTCGTCTCAAACCTCGATCCGGTAGAAACCGCCCTGGGTGCGATCGCGTTGGCTTTGCTGTTCCTGATTCCCTCTAAACTCAAGCGCTACTTACCCCCCCAACTCGTTGCCCTCATTGTCGGTACGGTTGTTTCCCTGACGCTGTTTGGCGATGCGGATATCCGCCGAATCGGTGCGATTCCAATGGGTTTACCAGAGCTAAGAATGCCTGCTATTGAACCCAGTTTAATGGTGACGATGCTGATTGATGGGGCAATGTTGGGGATGCTCGGTTGTATCGACTCCCTGCTCACTTCCGTGATTGCCGATAGCTTAACCCGGACTCAGCATAACTCCGATAAAGAACTGATTGGTCAAGGGATTGGCAACCTGATTTCCGGTATTTGTGGGGGCTTACCCGGTGCGGGTGCCACGATGGGAACCGTTGTTAATATTCAAACTGGGGCAACAACTGCCGTATCCGGTTTAACGCGTGCCTTAATTTTAATGGTCGTTGTCCTCTGGGCTGCTCCATTAACGGCTGATATTCCGATGGCGGTTTTAGCGGGTATTGCTCTCAAAGTAGGGATTGATATTTTAGATTGGAGTTTCCTCAAACGGGCGCATCAGGTTTCCCTCAAAGGTACCCTGATCATGTATGGGGTAATGCTCTTAACCGTATTTGTCGATTTGATTGTGGCGGTTGGAGTTGGCGTGTTTATTGCCAATATCTTAACGATCGAGCGTCTGTCTCGCTTGCAATCTCAAGAAGTTAAAACCATTAGCGATAATGACGACAACATCTTAATGGATGAGCAAGAGAAAGCCTTAATGAATCAGGCGAATGGGCGCGTTTTGGTATTCTACCTCAGCGGACCGATGCTGTTTGGTGTGGCTAAGGCGATCGCTAGAGAGCATTCTGCAATGCGCCAAGCCGATGTGTTAATTGTCGATCTCAGCGATGTTCCCTTTATCGGCGTAACGGCTTCTCTGGCGGTTGAAAACGTCGTCAAGGATGCTCTCGATCAACGCTTGAAAGTCTATGTCGTCGGCGCTACAGGTCAAACCTTAAAACGTCTAGAAAAGATTAAACTGGTAGAACTCGTTGGTGCAGATTCGTTTAAACAACATCGGATCGAAGCCTTACAAGAAGCGGTCGATCGCTTAGAACCAATGGGTAACGTCGATCCGCTGCCTAATATCACCTATTCCTAAAACCAGAAGCGCGCGACATTTAACGCCAGTCCGATCGGTTTTTGAGAGTGTAGCCCCTGTTATAGCGTTTTTTGATTGGATGAGATCCGGCACGATCTTCCTAAATCCCCCTTAGTAAGGGGGACTTTGAAGAAAGTGTACTTCACGAACCTGAAAAATGCGTAAATACTCAGGCTACCTCTCCCTATCCCCAAGCGCGCGAATTGCGGGCGAGTTGAAAAGTATCCAGAACAACTTCAAAAGATTGAGGGCAACAGTAAGGTAAACACAGCAAAAGGAGAACATTCGCGCAGATCGCTTGCAGGATAAAATTACCCTTGTTGAAAGATTTTTAGCATTTTTGAGCTGGAATTTCGTTTAAATACCATTATTCCTTTACGTCACTGGGTCATTGCAATGTTAGAAGGGTGTGTATTTGCAACGGTATTATGTGGATTTCTCGGAACTATCTTTAAGAAAAATTTGTTGATGAAGATCGTTTCAATGGATGTTATGAGTACGGGCGTCATTGCCTACTACGTCGTGGTAGCGGCACGCGGAGGCGTGTTTACCCCCATTCTTACAGACGGGGAGATAACCGGAAACTATGCCGATCCAGTTCCCCAAGCCGTGATCTTAACTGCCATTGTGAT comes from the Desertifilum tharense IPPAS B-1220 genome and includes:
- a CDS encoding GTPase, whose product is MSDQAIDTLKLIFQDQPGLLEIIQLGGIESEQLLNTFRKQELFTTPINLYVTGRTGSGKTSLGNRLLNQSIMNSTGYQDCTDKVGFFKLASNLCYFDLPGAGSDEEYENINRAALLMDQRIDEDLGKAPVSSFEVATYGNQGQIKEEGVEVSDWQSEKSQRTIAPDVILYVIAPHTQFLRCDSQYLASLLKSQKKRTDKNKAIFALNIFQREGRVLSTPQNIADVRKKVTEIYQKHYPAEEPFIVEFNALTGDGINEITSNICKILPKSKLGNIEQVLRDDLKQFAERERRDRYLKNLIRIVSRLATYKVDQKAGDRDLIQTATSAIVTYGVKTFQNLDKLEKIKSDIDLEINLITAKLKEERQRLITINENKTESKDITREVPKFEEVTVTDWIVVNEVRVKSVSGLKKFTNIITGFFGIKFFDDKFINETVRKPIERIETRLAGYETEVIGTIEAVVGQVEKVIGQEYLKGGYSVIKSLLAIGLGTQAYCNEENANFQSCVDRAEARLEHCLNSLQSKIEYWVDTEDARTAEHNLIQLLETTLS
- a CDS encoding family 10 glycosylhydrolase, producing the protein MRSRIVALALVGLMANTGSFGLLSFPGVAASPSGNANLKLGVVRSSENQQTWEAIATRLQAAQLNYQIVELVALEEAATLDAFNVLFLPNIATFTPAQIQALEAWIERGGRLITSGPVGDLSSVWVRSRLRSLLGAYWAFPLSTPASLAPVQCTGQCPPVPQNLSPQSLWGGAVIPVGLDSRAIATWQAADTPPAIVVTPRATLFGWYWGQANSGGSPELESAWLRTAVLNYGNLPPVTAPTASTPSGSRIYRQPSTTVPGVARPPVPSPRQGMLRSPQTAPPMIRANQDKPILAAPTPSVPQSPSADKVSEPVIPAERLSRVSPSNLPITPVEAIALRQDVEQLIGRVESTSLAVSAVNGTATRPGAIAQARTALDRFQALVEQQNYAEARQQLIDTREQLITAYPARRLPETAEIRAMWLDRGTIVQAGSERGLAQIFDRLAAAGINTVFFETVNAGYPIYPSNIAPKANPLVNGWDPLASAVKLAHERGIELHAWVWAFAVGNERHNVLANLPRNYPGPILSAHPDWASYDNRGNLIPRGQDKPFLDPANPEARRYLLSLIDEIVTKYRVDGVQLDYIRYPFQDPSAERSYGYGKAAREQFRALAGVDPRQISPRQTELWQRWTDFRVQQVNSFVADVSQLLRRRRSDLTLSVAVFPLSEHERIHKLQQHWETWARRGDVDLVVPMTYVAESDRFGRLTLPLITNESLGSALVVPGIRLLDLPKAIAVDRIQLLRDRPALGYALFAAENLTRELETFLNSTQGATSQRTPSAIPHRQPFQAASTRYAALQQEWSFLSNQNQLRMREPALQAFDRRSQALSAALKQLAQQPSPRNLQAARQELQAFRQEFPNWMSVQRLEQAYQVSTWENRLASIELLLNYGEQRNATR
- a CDS encoding RNA helicase, encoding MNISPTSSELDLQKLFPFPLDAFQLEAIAALNGGKSVVVCAPTGSGKTLIGEYAIWRALAQGRRVFYTTPLKALSNQKLRDFRQQFGAENVGLITGDVSINREAPVLVMTTEIFRNMLYGTPIGEIGTSLVGVEAVVLDECHYMNDRQRGTVWEESIIYCPPEIQLVALSATIANSQQLTDWINQVHGQCELIYSTYRPVPLEYYFCNIKGIFPLLNNAQTKINPRLAKATQKNHKNPKARLDPSAIPTLPTIINALHERDMLPAIYFIFSRRGCDRAVEQASMLALLTPEEEETLRDRIQQFLSRYPEVGRMGQVDALKRGIAAHHAGLLPTWKGLIEELFQEGLIKVVFATETLAAGINMPARTTVISSLSKRTDRGHRLLNPSEFLQISGRAGRRGMDELGYVVTVQTPFEGSKEAAYLATSGADPLVSQFAPSYGMVLNLLQTHSLEEAKELVERSFGQYLANLSLQPQQEEIYRLQGTLKQLQEQIAAYGDPENLNRQITSYEKLTQRLKEEKRLLKTLQQQAHEVQAKEMAAALDFAVNGTVLSIKGKYVPVASPLLSVLVDKIPGSGHFPYLLCLGQDNRWYVASVSDVAALHGEVPRLRAVDRLSPPPEMPLKLGQSRSGSEETLRVAQQIPHPPSTEMAPEVQAQLERVTEVQGAIAAHPIHQLRDRSALLKRTARVSEIERELRDRTSKLERLQSRHWEEFLNLIYVLQEFEALSDELLPTPIGQAAAAIRGDNELWLGLALMSEEFEHLTPPMLAAACAALVTEEPRPDSWVNFETSSPVIEALAALQRELRRPLIQRQRRHDVVLPVWLEYELIAIVEQWALGIEWTQLCENTSLDEGDVVRLLRRTLDFLSQLPHVPRLNRQIKDNAREAIALINRFPINEEVD
- a CDS encoding SulP family inorganic anion transporter, which produces MQITNRIHFRNLYGDISGGVTAAIVSLPLALAFGVASGAGPAAGLYGAVCVGFFAALFGGTPTLISEPTGPMTVIFTAVIATLTASNPENGMAIAFTVVMLAGVFQIAFGFLRLGKYITLMPYSVISGFMSGIGVILIILQIPPLIGHATPRGGVIGALQGLPQLVSNLDPVETALGAIALALLFLIPSKLKRYLPPQLVALIVGTVVSLTLFGDADIRRIGAIPMGLPELRMPAIEPSLMVTMLIDGAMLGMLGCIDSLLTSVIADSLTRTQHNSDKELIGQGIGNLISGICGGLPGAGATMGTVVNIQTGATTAVSGLTRALILMVVVLWAAPLTADIPMAVLAGIALKVGIDILDWSFLKRAHQVSLKGTLIMYGVMLLTVFVDLIVAVGVGVFIANILTIERLSRLQSQEVKTISDNDDNILMDEQEKALMNQANGRVLVFYLSGPMLFGVAKAIAREHSAMRQADVLIVDLSDVPFIGVTASLAVENVVKDALDQRLKVYVVGATGQTLKRLEKIKLVELVGADSFKQHRIEALQEAVDRLEPMGNVDPLPNITYS
- a CDS encoding NADH-quinone oxidoreductase subunit K → MLEGCVFATVLCGFLGTIFKKNLLMKIVSMDVMSTGVIAYYVVVAARGGVFTPILTDGEITGNYADPVPQAVILTAIVIGFSIQALMLVGVMKLARNNPTLETHEIEQNNTP